The stretch of DNA ATCCACAAAAACTGAATTATCAAAACAGAGTACCAAAAATGGTAGCTACAAAAAGCTTCACCTACCATCTTCTCACAGGTCGTTGGTTCATGTTATTTGCTTCTTCACTAATCATGTCTGTCGCAGGTGCAACCTACATGTTCGGTCTTTACTCTAACCAAATCAAAACCTCTTTATCCTACGACCAAACTACTCTTAACTTACTTAGTTTCTTCAAAGACCTTGGTGCCAATGTTGGTGTTATTTCCGGTTTGATCAATGAAATCACACCACCTTGGGTTGTTCTCTCTACCGGTGTCATCATGAATTTCTTTGGTTACTTCATGATATGGCTTtctgttactaaaaaaattcataaacccAAAGTTTGGTTAATGTGTCTTTATATTTGTATTGGTGCAAATTCTCAAACTTTTTCTAACACGGGTGCTTTAGTTACCTGTGTTAAGAATTTTCCTAATAGTCGTGGTAGTGTTTTAGGTTTTTTGAAAGGTTATGTTGGTTTAAGTGGTGCTATAATCACACAAATTTATCATAGTTTATattatgattatgatgatgAAAATAATGTTCAAGCTCTTATTTTACTTATTGCTTGGCTTCCTGCTgctgtttcttttctttttcttccaaCTATTAGGATATTGAAATTGAATcaacaacaattttcaaaagagagtaattttttttataatcttcTTTATATTTCACTTGgtcttgctttgtttctcatGGTTTTGATTATTGTCCAAAATAAGTTTAGTTTCTCAAGGATTGAGTATGTAGTTGGTGGAGTTGGTGTTATTTTCTTCCTACTTCTTCCACTTGTTGTAGTTTTTAGAGAGGAATTTAAGCTCTTGAAGGACAATTCTATTTCTCAATTGAAAGTTATCAATGAACTTCCACATGGGAATATGTCATCACATGGACAAGAAATGGACGTGCCAAAAATAACATCAACTATTAAAACAAATTTGGAGAACAAAAATTCTTGTTTCAAGACTCTGTTTAAATCTCCAAATAGAGGTGAAGACTACACAATTTTGCAAGCTTTGTTTAGTATTGACATGTTGATCCTCTTTATAGCAACAACTTTTGGTGTTGGTGGAACATTAACAGCAATTGATAACTTAGGGCAAATTGGTCATTCATTAGGATATCCTAGTAAAAGTACTACAACTTTTATGTCACTAGTGAGTATATGGAACTATCTAGGACGAGTTGCGGCGGGTTATAGTTCAGAAATCTTgttaaacaaatacaaaatccCTCGTCCATACTTGCTCACTACTGTTATGCTTCTATCTTGTGTTGGTCATATTCTAATAGCTCTTGGTATTCCAAACTCTCTTTACTTTTCTTCTGTGATTATTGGATTTTGTTTTGGAGCTCAATGGCCATTGATGTTTGCAATCATATCAGAAATTTTTGGATTGAAATACTACTCAACTTTGTACAATTTTGGAGCTGTGGCAAGTCCTGTGGGATCTTACATATTAAATGTGAGACTGACTGGTTATTTATATGATAAAGAAGCTTTGAAACAGTTGGAGAATAATGGACTAAAGAGACAAGAAGGGAAGGACTTAACTTGTGTTGGTGTAGAGTGTTACAAGATGGCTTTTATTATTATCACAACATCAACATTAATTGgatgttttgtttcttttattttggtGCTTAGGACAAAGGAATTTTACAAAGGAGATGTATTTAGAAAGTACAGGGCGGAACTTGAAGCAGCTGAGGCTGAGAAGAAGATTGTGAAAACTAGTGATACTCTATTTGAAAGTGAAGACATCTAAAACAACACAAAGTTAAGCTATGTTGGAGATACTCATACTCTTCCatgataattaaataacatGCTAGAGTTTAAAGAATTGATCGGATCAAAATTTAAGATGAAGTTAAAAATATGTGCCCATAGATCATAATATAATAGAAAGAGATGTGTGGTTAATGTTTAGCTATGAATATTGAATTGATGTTtggacttttttttaaataaaataaaaagaatagattGTGCTTTCTTGAATGATTAGTATAATTTGCTATAttgtaattataaatatagttactCTTGAGTTTGTGACGATtgaattaatgtaatttttagtggtgtttaaaatatatataaaaaaattatttcataaattttaaatataattgatatttgttattttgtaatgttaatttttaatatattagtatattgaaaggtatatatattaatgttatttagTATGTAATATGTTATTTGACATATTAAATTTTCGTCGGAAATATCGTTGAAATGTATTAAGATCTAGGGAATTTTAATGGTGGTAAATTTAGTGTTTGGTGTTTGAGGTAATGTGTCTAAAGcattttttgattaatttttgcaTTTATGTTTATACAGTGGTCTTGTTATTAAAGTTAAGTCTCTATATTTCTCTTAGATTCAACTTTAATTTGAGTGTGTGACTATATCGAATATTTATGgacatattaataaaatagcGAAACACATCATCTTCATGCTAAATTTGTGACGGTATATGTAGTTTGGTATAGTATATCATGGGtaataactaacaaacaattctagaattagaaaaagaaaaaactattcTAGAGtattattattcaataaattttgataatcaaaataaaataatattatagacTTAACACCACTTTAAATTTTGAGTTATAGAAAAACTTACAAATCAACATTCTTCCTTTTAAGTTTCTCTAAAAACACATacacatattttaataatatctaTGCATATTCTTTCAGATACtgttttttcaataaaatgatCAAACTGCAAAACacattgtcaaaaatattatttgaggGTGAACTTTAACAAACTTGCCATAAGTCAACTTTTAGACACCAGAATATATTGCCGagaataaacaacttaattcaatgttgttgttgtaatgataattttgataaatgtaTTGAATAACATGaccataataaataaataaatgaaaatgttGCACATCTTCAATTGATGGTTCATGTATTTTCTATTCTTACGCGTGAGTGAGATTTGGTTGCTTTAAACACGTTGACACATTGCATGAGTTAGaccatatattaatataaattgtttacaatttatattgttttaatgTGCATCAAGAAAGATTTTAATACaagattatattaaaaaattataaacagtAACTTAAGTCACTCACAAATCTCATTTAACATACTCCAAATAACTAGAACATTTTCTatgtgaaaaaattaatttctagatgtgagatatttgaaattaaattttcatcTATAGATTGTCTCAATAACTAGAATGATGCCCTTATGAAATGTTTCATTGAAACttatgtttataatttattatatgttgtataaaaagataatataatTAGATACATTGATTAAAGAATAATTATTgcagtttaaaatttaaaattgtgataGCATACAAGGTCAAAAGGTACTAAATTTATAGGCAGATATAATAGTGGTGTACTTAAATACGTCGCAGAGGagtaatatatttaaacaaGTCGTGTCTTTGTTTTTGTGATTTTGTTTATACCCTATgtacaaaaagaagaaaagaaggaaaataagaaaaatacattTGTCTAAGTTGAAAGCGACACCTTATTGGAACATTTACAAATTTTTGTGCAAATttatattagatatataatacatttctataaaaaaattagacatATAAGACTAAATGAAATAGAGGTTCTTTTTACATGACAACGATtcaacgaatataataatataatagaaGTTATAATTTACAAtcattatgtatttttttaatatatataatatctacGTACATGACATAGCTTactcaaataattatatttaataaataaaaaataatgaatgttCATAGCTTTTAACGTATATATGAAGAAtgtattgaattaaaaataataaaaaaaacacattaatttatctaatattttaaattaattttttaatttaaaaaataatgtattaaactgtattttatatataatttatttaattaaaattcgtaacacttaaatttttaaattttataacaaaagttaaaatttaattctaGAAAAAGGATATCCACGTGTTACCTCTTATTAGAACAATATTTGATGAACACTACACCCAAAATTAAATATGACttgtttaattttcattttgttatGTTAGTTATAAACTATCTTTACAAATATCAAcatattagttttaaattttataacatagtttaaaatttaattctaGAAAAAGGATATCTacgtgttatttattttaagataatttattttaataaatatctaggtTATATGTGGTgagaatataaaattttggtGTTACTATTTTTTCTGCTAATTTACCAttgatttgaattattttatttacaattttatctttctctatttaattataatttcttttaatatctatacatttatctatatctatatcaaataaatagtattaaatTATTGAACTTTTTAACATTGTTTTCACTcaacataatatttaattaactaactaactacTTACAATCAATACAAACAATAATATGTTATTGCTAACtgcttacaattttttttctatatatatagatatttatgTATACTACAAATCCTATTACATGGTTGATAATTgtataaaagtatataaaatagataaacaTAACAAATAGATTTTACTTAATTGACAaatgtaaatattattaaattaaataattatttttttatagacaaaataaaaataaaaatattataaatggttaataaattattttctcagGACCTTTTTTTTGGTTATATTTTCTCCAAGACTTAAGTATGAACAACATTTAAAATGTAGATTTTGACTTTTAGACTATacaatagtttttatttataaaaaatagagttgGGAGAGAGTATACTCCTGTCATTTGTCAAATGTCAAAAAGTAGAGCAGAACTTGAAATTCAACCTTTTTCTTACAATTATTCCGCAAAAAACAGTTAAATAGTATTAGTAAGTATTCTCCTTATTATTATCGTAATAATTTAGTAATAATGCTTTATCCATTGATATCGTTGACACCATTATGCACCTCTCTGTCTCTAATAatctattcaattttattttactcaaaACACAAACATACGCTCTCTCTCTATTTACCACTCATTTGATCGCCGCCGGAAAACATCTCCGACTAATCAACCCGCCACAACTCCGATCATTCACCGCTCTAATCCTCAGATCCATCTTCGTTTAAGTTGTGATGCGAAAACCATGCGAGAAGAACCATTCACAGATAAGAAACACTCTACGACGTCGTAGTAGCTTTCATCTTCCACAATCCCCTCCTCATAATAATCACTCACTTCCTAATTCGTTATTTTAGGGTTAAGgttcacacacacaaaaatgtTCAAGAGAATAATGAAGGGAGGGCAAAAGAAACCCTCCAAATCGGATTCAACCGATGGATACGCTCCTCCGGCGAACAATCCAACGGCGGTAGTTGTGCCTCCGCCTTCGGGAACAATCGAACCGCTTCCATTGTTCCGTGACGTTCCGGTTTCCGAGAGACAGAATTTGTTTATCCGGAAGCTTCAGATTTGTTGCCATTCGTTGGATTTCACCGACACGATGAAATCGGTTCGGGAGAAGGAAATCAAGAGGCAAACGTTGATGGAATTGGTTGAATTCATTCAATCTGGTTCCGGTAAGATAACTGAGATTTGTCAAGAAGAGATGATTAAAATGGTGTCGGTGAATATTTTCCGGTGTCTCCCACCGGCGTCGCACGAGAACACCGGGCAAGACACCGCAGATCCGGAAGACGAGGAACCGTCTTTAGAGCCAGCATGGCCTCATTTGCAGCTTGTTTATGAGCTTCTTCTTAGATATGTGGTTTCATCTGATACTGATACTAAGGTAGCTAAACGTTACATTGATCATTCCTTTGTGCTTAAATTGCTTGATTTGTTTGATTCCGAGGACCCTAGAGAGCGTGAGTATGTGAAAACTATATTGCATCGCGTGTATGGAAAATTCATGGTTCTTAGACCTTTTATTAGGAAGGCtattaataacatattttacCGTTTTATATATGAGACTGAGAGACATAGTGGGATTGGTGAGCTTCTTGAGATTCTTGGGAGTGTCATTAATGGGTTTGCTTTGCCTATGAAGGAGGAACATAAGTTGTTTCTTGTGAGGGCTTTGTTGCCTTTGCATAAACCTAAACCTGTTGCTGTGTACCATCAACAATTGTCTTACTGCATCTCTCAGTTTGTTGAGAAGGATTATAAGTTGGCGGATACTGTTATTAGGGGTTTGTTGAAGTATTGGCCCCTCACCAATTGCCAGAAGGAAATTTTATTTCTTGGGGAGCTGGAGGAGGTGCTGGAGGCTATGCAGGCTGCAGAATTCCAACGCTGCATGGTTCTTCTTTTTAGACAGATTGCACGTTGTCTCAATAGTCCGCAATTTCAGGTTTGTTGATAATGGTTTTTCATGATGTTGATTGATTAGGATTAATACAAgctttttattaattactagTTTCCTTTTCCTTTGGATAATTGGGTTATAAATTTGCTATGT from Cicer arietinum cultivar CDC Frontier isolate Library 1 chromosome 3, Cicar.CDCFrontier_v2.0, whole genome shotgun sequence encodes:
- the LOC101506073 gene encoding protein NUCLEAR FUSION DEFECTIVE 4-like; the encoded protein is MVATKSFTYHLLTGRWFMLFASSLIMSVAGATYMFGLYSNQIKTSLSYDQTTLNLLSFFKDLGANVGVISGLINEITPPWVVLSTGVIMNFFGYFMIWLSVTKKIHKPKVWLMCLYICIGANSQTFSNTGALVTCVKNFPNSRGSVLGFLKGYVGLSGAIITQIYHSLYYDYDDENNVQALILLIAWLPAAVSFLFLPTIRILKLNQQQFSKESNFFYNLLYISLGLALFLMVLIIVQNKFSFSRIEYVVGGVGVIFFLLLPLVVVFREEFKLLKDNSISQLKVINELPHGNMSSHGQEMDVPKITSTIKTNLENKNSCFKTLFKSPNRGEDYTILQALFSIDMLILFIATTFGVGGTLTAIDNLGQIGHSLGYPSKSTTTFMSLVSIWNYLGRVAAGYSSEILLNKYKIPRPYLLTTVMLLSCVGHILIALGIPNSLYFSSVIIGFCFGAQWPLMFAIISEIFGLKYYSTLYNFGAVASPVGSYILNVRLTGYLYDKEALKQLENNGLKRQEGKDLTCVGVECYKMAFIIITTSTLIGCFVSFILVLRTKEFYKGDVFRKYRAELEAAEAEKKIVKTSDTLFESEDI
- the LOC101506388 gene encoding serine/threonine protein phosphatase 2A 57 kDa regulatory subunit B' beta isoform translates to MFKRIMKGGQKKPSKSDSTDGYAPPANNPTAVVVPPPSGTIEPLPLFRDVPVSERQNLFIRKLQICCHSLDFTDTMKSVREKEIKRQTLMELVEFIQSGSGKITEICQEEMIKMVSVNIFRCLPPASHENTGQDTADPEDEEPSLEPAWPHLQLVYELLLRYVVSSDTDTKVAKRYIDHSFVLKLLDLFDSEDPREREYVKTILHRVYGKFMVLRPFIRKAINNIFYRFIYETERHSGIGELLEILGSVINGFALPMKEEHKLFLVRALLPLHKPKPVAVYHQQLSYCISQFVEKDYKLADTVIRGLLKYWPLTNCQKEILFLGELEEVLEAMQAAEFQRCMVLLFRQIARCLNSPQFQVAERTLFLWNNEHIVSLIAQNRTVVLPIIFEALEKNVQSHWNQAVNGLTVNVRKMFVEMDAELFEECQRQYLEREAKAKEVEEQRELNWKRLSDVAAQNGPDMIIV